A single Capricornis sumatraensis isolate serow.1 chromosome 20, serow.2, whole genome shotgun sequence DNA region contains:
- the LOC138096865 gene encoding LOW QUALITY PROTEIN: carcinoembryonic antigen-related cell adhesion molecule 18-like (The sequence of the model RefSeq protein was modified relative to this genomic sequence to represent the inferred CDS: deleted 1 base in 1 codon): MNLSRPRCRLWRELVLVASLLACGIRQASSQIYITPDSLIGVERYSSSLAIENAPEDVQEYSWHRGANDTEENLIISYNATSHSRRMGPMYSGRESVSVRGTLRIRGAQLNDTGNYTVRVDTISDTQRATGWLEILELEILQISVNTTSVVDGEDVVAATCYTNDSHVHWYVNYVPVSRNYRMTISPDNKTLIIRMFGRFDSPLQCGIEILPELIQKSDLIYVTVAHGPYSLQLSSSPTDFGGILSAEIGSQVEMECTSYSRPESKYRWMHNGSFLSFSEKNVTLPSLTWDQMGRYRCIAENSATQLTLYDEVHVRAPWRRPVVSRTFTISGSLLVFLIIFTVLGFTHFLMVLIRALFRHYSTRGLLTGILTVGCAVQPVSGPPTPLPRVGSGKFDHFPALTPNWILPGGPYTVLKPVLIE; this comes from the exons ATGAACCTTTCCAGACCCAGGTGCAGACTCTGGAGGGAACTGGTCCTTGTGG CCAGTCTGCTGGCCTGTGGGATCCGCCAGGCCTCCAGCCAAATCTACATCACCCCGGATTCACTCATCGGAGTGGAAAGATATTCGAGCTCACTGGCCATCGAGAACGCCCCTGAAGATGTTCAGGAATACAGCTGGCACCGGGGTGCAAATGACACTGAGGAAAATCTGATTATCAGCTACAATGCCACATCTCATTCCAGGCGG ATGGGCCCCATGTACAGCGGCCGGGAAAGTGTGTCCGTTAGAGGTACGCTGAGGATCAGGGGGGCACAGTTAAATGACACAGGGAACTACACCGTGAGGGTGGACACCATCAGTGACACCCAGAGAGCAACTGGCTGGCTCGAGATTCTAG AGTTGGAAATCCTGCAAATCTCGGTCAACACCACCTCCGTCGTAGATGGCGAGGATGTGGTGGCTGCCACTTGCTACACCAATGACAGCCACGTCCACTGGTATGTGAATTATGTGCCGGTGTCCAGAAATTACCGGATGACCATCTCCCCGGACAACAAGACCCTCATCATCCGAATGTTCGGCCGCTTCGACTCACCACTTCAGTGCGGGATAGAAATTCTCCCAGAGCTCATTCAGAAAAGTGACCTCATCTACGTGACAGTGGCCC ATGGGCCCTACAGTCTGCAGCTCAGCAGCAGTCCCACTGACTTCGGTGGCATCCTGTCTGCTGAGATCGGCTCCCAGGTGGAGATGGAGTGTACCTCTTATTCCAGACCAGAATCCAAGTACCGCTGGATGCACAATGGCTCCTTCCTGAGCTTCTCAGAGAAGAACGTCACCCTGCCAAGTCTGACCTGGGACCAGATGGGCAGATACAGGTGCATCGCAGAGAACTCCGCCACCCAGCTGACCTTGTACGATGAAGTCCACGTCCGGGCACCCT GGCGCCGGCCTGTTGTCAGCAGAACTTTCACCATCTCAGGATCCTTGTTGGTGTTTCTCATCATATTCACAGTTCTGGGCTTCACCCACTTCCTTATGGTCCTGATCCGTGCCCTGTTCAGACATTACTCTACCAG AGGCCTACTGACCGGAATCCTCACTGTGGGCTGTGCCGTCCAGCCTGTCTCTGGCCCGCCCACCCCTCTCCCCCGGGTGGGCTCGGGGAAATTCGACCATTTTCCTGCCCTCACCCCCAACTGGATACTTCCAGGAGGTCCCTACACTGTCCTGAAACCTGTCCTGATAGAATGA
- the LOC138096351 gene encoding cytoplasmic tRNA 2-thiolation protein 1-like → MPAPQCASCHTARAALRRLRSGQALCGACFCAAFEAEVLHTVVAGRLLPPGAVVAVGASGGKDSTVLAHVLRELAPRLGISLHLVAVDEGIGGYRDAALAAVRRQAARWDLPLTIVAYADLFGGWTMDAVARSTAGSGRSRACCTFCGVLRRRALEEGARLVGATHVVTGHNADDMAETVLMNFLRGDAGRLARGGGLGSPGEGGALPRCRPLQLASQKEVVLYAHFRRLDYFSEECVYAPEAFRGHARDLLKMLEAARPSAVLDLVHSAERLALAPAARPPPPGACSRCGALASRALCQACALLDGLNRGRPRLAIGKGRRGLDEEGPPREPQPSRPPTSEPVPDF, encoded by the exons ATGCCCGCCCCGCAGTGCGCCTCTTGCCACACGGCGCGCGCCGCCCTCCGCCGTCTGCGCTCGGGCCAGGCGCTGTGCGGCGCCTGCTTCTGCGCCGCCTTCGAGGCCGAGGTGCTGCACACAGTCGTCGCGGGCCGCCTGCTGCCTCCCGGTGCCGTGGTGGCCGTGGGCGCCTCGGGCGGCAAGGACTCCACGGTGCTGGCGCACGTGCTGCGCGAGCTGGCCCCGCGCCTGGGCATCTCGCTGCACCTCGTGGCGGTGGACGAGGGCATCGGCGGCTACCGGGACGCGGCGCTGGCGGCTGTGCGGCGGCAGGCGGCGCGCTGGGACCTCCCGCTCACCATCGTGGCCTACGCGGACCTCTTCGGGGGCTGGACGATGGACGCCGTGGCCCGCAGCACGGCTGGCTCCGGCCGCAGCCGCGCCTGCTGCACCTTCTGCGGGGTGCTGCGGCGCCGCGCGCTGGAGGAAGGGGCGCGCCTCGTGGGAGCCACGCACGTCGTGACCG GACACAACGCGGACGACATGGCGGAGACGGTGCTCATGAACTTCCTGCGGGGCGACGCGGGCCGGCTGGCGCGGGGCGGGGGCCTGGGCTCCCCGGGCGAGGGGGGCGCCCTGCCGCGCTGCCGCCCGCTGCAGCTGGCGTCGCAGAAGGAGGTGGTGCTGTACGCGCACTTCCGCCGCCTCGACTACTTCTCCGAGGAGTGCGTGTACGCGCCCGAGGCCTTCCGCGGCCACGCGCGCGACCTGCTCAAGATGCTGGAGGCGGCGCGGCCGTCGGCGGTGCTGGACCTGGTGCACTCGGCCGAGCGCCTGGCGCTGGCCCCGGCCGCGCGGCCCCCGCCGCCCGGCGCCTGCTCCCGCTGCGGGGCGCTGGCCAGCCGCGCGCTCTGCCAGGCCTGCGCGCTCCTGGACGGCCTGAACCGCGGCCGGCCCCGCCTGGCCATCGGCAAGGGCCGCCGGGGGCTGGACGAGGAGGGACCGCCGCGGGAGCCACAGCCGTCCCGACCGCCGACTTCCGAGCCTGTCCCCGACTTCTAG